The following are from one region of the Osmerus mordax isolate fOsmMor3 chromosome 1, fOsmMor3.pri, whole genome shotgun sequence genome:
- the LOC136951830 gene encoding dentin sialophosphoprotein, giving the protein MFKNANHEDHFLGAKTPPVSPTGHDVASLGQDSQGSSWVSMLSLVSRPALSLLQKVLPGRTRTPALSDCISGFSSGDFKQNLVDAESVFLGQLDNIIPVTQRSTHMAYLHCQQECAAELQSDCAGTFNWLTADSLSELGIENAAEINVNIQPQTSVGYLETVRSLLSQVVLNTASAQEMRHAETGQLIGGETWSSAVTSPSKSTSNWWGGFWGSEDKSQSWLSNLSWSKEVTGTSAQNSSKHYIQSEMGTKAAVAKPTELFSQWHNVESMHGESAGPPRHKEELLYNANLQTTRPESLQSSQGLPLEHWPATAISSRLVSTGAATACSEVAVLTPDQDHGYSSLEEEHTTSRLYMVKMNGDSISSATMSAGGREREEQGETAASGDMDGGEEEQGRVNSDLSESEDEEEPPSPAGPHACPLPTPTCQNRAIAYIMGSTFSDDNQSDDSLSEDEEDDDGFDSEGCSDSSDSEGLDDEDDDQDDESNSEQAEAERLWNSLCQNKDPYNLHNFTATIRTTTASPPRTVRPPTSSSATCSPHASPLNQPLSPSPLSSSPPSPAPLESWDESSASEMDDAESLHLWNSFTASSDPYSPLNFQAPLRTQVPRQGEGGQGRKARMGHRHGPSSSPQDKTSEAEERLDSGFSETLGNALPATTITSHCCVAMKKVRFCEQVEEFYSGPEDRRSPWEQLARDRCRFLRRVQEVEEAIGHVLVPASRLLAYQRLGQQQREHS; this is encoded by the coding sequence ATGTTTAAGAACGCGAATCACGAGGATCACTTCTTAGGGGCGAAGACGCCTCCCGTCTCTCCCACCGGTCATGATGTGGCCTCTCTCGGGCAAGACAGCCAGGGTAGCTCGTGGGTTAGCATGTTATCTTTGGTCTCTAGGCCCGCACTGTCATTGCTTCAAAAGGTTTTACCCGGACGCACTCGTACCCCTGCCCTTTCAGACTGTATTTCAGGGTTTTCTAGTGGAGATTTTAAGCAGAACCTAGTTGACGCAGAAAGTGTGTTTTTAGGACAGCTAGACAACATTATCCCCGTAACTCAGCGTTCAACTCACATGGCTTACCTGCATTGTCAGCAGGAGTGTGCCGCAGAGCTACAATCAGACTGTGCAGGCACATTCAATTGGTTAACTGCCGATTCTTTGAGCGAGTTAGGGATTGAAAATGCTGCAGAAATTAATGTAAACATTCAACCACAAACTTCTGTTGGGTATTTGGAAACCGTACGGAGTTTGCTTAGTCAAGTTGTGTTGAATACGGCGTCGGCTCAGGAAATGAGACACGCTGAAACAGGACAATTAATCGGCGGGGAAACTTGGTCGTCCGCTGTGACTTCCCCGTCAAAGAGTACCAGCAACTGGTGGGGCGGGTTTTGGGGCAGCGAAGATAAGTCTCAAAGTTGGCTTTCAAATTTGTCTTGGAGTAAAGAGGTGACGGGAACCAGCGCTCAAAACAGCAGCAAGCATTATATTCAGTCGGAGATGGGCACAAAGGCCGCTGTTGCCAAACCAACGGAGCTGTTTTCCCAGTGGCATAATGTAGAATCAATGCACGGCGAAAGCGCTGGACCACCGCGCCACAAAGAGGAACTTCTGTACAATGCCAACCTTCAAACAACCCGTCCTGAATCGCTCCAGAGCTCACAAGGTCTCCCATTAGAACACTGGCCAGCTACCGCTATCAGTAGCCGACTTGTTAGCACCGGTGCTGCCACTGCCTGCAGTGAGGTGGCAGTTCTGACCCCTGACCAAGATCATGGCTATTCTAGTCTGGAAGAAGAGCACACAACCAGTCGACTTTACATGGTAAAGATGAATGGAGACAGTATTAGCTCTGCTACGATGAGTGCaggtgggagagaaagggaggagcagggagaaactGCAGCATCTGGTGACATGgacggaggagaagaggagcaggggagggtgaACTCCGACCTCTCTGAAtcagaagatgaggaggaacCTCCGTCCCCAGCAGGCCCCCATGcctgtcccctccccacccccacctgccaaAACAGGGCCATTGCCTACATTATGGGCAGCACCTTTAGCGACGACAACCAATCAGATGACTCTCTCAGCGAAGATGAAGAGGACGACGATGGTTTTGACAGCGAGGGCTGCTCTGACTCATCGGACTCAGAGGGCCTAGACGACGAAGATGACGATCAAGACGATGAATCCAACTCGGAGCAGGCGGAGGCCGAACGCCTGTGGAACTCGCTGTGCCAAAACAAAGACCCCTACAACCTCCACAACTTCACAGCCACCATCAGAACTACCACTGCCAGCCCACCTAGGACGGtccgcccccccacctccagcagcGCTACCTGCTCGCCTCATGCCTCACCCCTCaaccagcccctctccccctcgcccctgtcctcctcccccccctccccagcacctCTGGAGTCCTGGGATGAGTCCAGTGCCAGCGAGATGGACGATGCCGAGAGTCTTCATCTGTGGAACTCCTTCACCGCCTCCTCGGACCCCTACAGCCCCCTGAACTTCCAGGCCCCCCTCAGGACTCAAGTGCCTCGCCAGGGGGAAGGGGGCCAGGGCAGGAAGGCCCGGATGGGTCACCGTCATGGCCCCTCGTCATCGCCCCAGGACAAGACCAGCGAGGCTGAGGAGAGACTGGACAGCGGCTTCTCTGAGACCCTGGGCAACGCACTCCcagccaccaccatcaccagccACTGCTGTGTGGCTATGAAGAAG